A window of Chitinophaga sp. MM2321 contains these coding sequences:
- a CDS encoding heavy-metal-associated domain-containing protein: MKIVSIMLLALSLTFGAQAQYKKAALQATGLTCAMCSKATFEALQTLPFVDKIDTDLDNTTFVLFFKPDAAISIDAIKGKVEDAGFSVGKLVMTANFHDVKVQNDAHVAFGGSTLHFMDVKNQVLNGDKDITVIDKNFVSSKQFKKFTTETSMSCYKTGVMEDCCKPGTTPASKRVYHVTI, encoded by the coding sequence ATGAAGATAGTATCCATTATGCTCCTCGCATTGAGCTTAACTTTCGGCGCCCAGGCGCAATATAAAAAAGCGGCTTTACAAGCTACAGGTCTTACCTGCGCCATGTGTTCAAAAGCTACTTTTGAAGCATTGCAAACTTTACCTTTTGTTGATAAGATAGATACCGATCTCGATAACACCACTTTTGTTCTCTTCTTTAAACCGGATGCAGCCATCAGTATCGACGCCATCAAAGGGAAAGTGGAAGATGCCGGCTTCTCTGTAGGAAAACTGGTAATGACGGCTAACTTCCATGATGTAAAAGTGCAGAATGATGCCCATGTTGCTTTTGGTGGCAGCACTTTACATTTTATGGATGTAAAAAACCAGGTGTTAAATGGTGATAAAGACATCACCGTTATTGACAAGAATTTTGTTTCATCCAAACAGTTCAAAAAATTCACTACCGAAACAAGTATGTCCTGCTACAAAACAGGCGTAATGGAAGATTGCTGCAAACCCGGCACAACGCCAGCTTCTAAAAGGGTTTATCACGTTACCATTTAA
- a CDS encoding AraC family transcriptional regulator: MQTTGLFIKNMVCPRCIKVVRSVLEAAQLTVKDIQLGNVTVAGKLTDEQLQTVAIALEAEGFLMIDDKKQQLVAAIKNIVVETVHYSELDELKENFSTLLAGKLQKDYHYLSNLFSELEGSTIEQYIIQQKIERVKELLDYNELSLSEIGYKMGYSSVAHLSGQFKKVTGLTPSQFKQLKTPKRIPLDKL; this comes from the coding sequence ATGCAAACAACAGGACTGTTTATTAAAAATATGGTTTGTCCGCGCTGCATTAAGGTAGTCAGATCAGTGCTGGAAGCGGCACAACTGACAGTGAAAGATATTCAGCTGGGAAATGTAACCGTAGCGGGAAAGCTTACTGATGAACAACTGCAGACCGTCGCTATAGCTTTGGAAGCAGAAGGATTTCTGATGATAGATGATAAAAAGCAACAACTGGTAGCCGCGATCAAGAATATTGTTGTGGAAACCGTGCATTATTCCGAGCTGGATGAACTGAAGGAAAACTTCTCTACATTACTCGCCGGTAAGCTGCAAAAGGATTATCATTATCTCAGCAACCTTTTTTCAGAGCTGGAAGGATCTACCATTGAGCAGTATATTATTCAGCAGAAAATTGAAAGGGTAAAAGAATTACTGGATTATAATGAACTTAGTTTGAGCGAAATTGGTTATAAAATGGGATACAGCAGTGTAGCACATTTGTCGGGACAATTCAAAAAAGTGACCGGTCTTACTCCCAGTCAGTTCAAACAATTGAAGACGCCCAAGCGTATTCCCCTGGATAAGTTATAA